One Siniperca chuatsi isolate FFG_IHB_CAS linkage group LG3, ASM2008510v1, whole genome shotgun sequence genomic region harbors:
- the tet2 gene encoding methylcytosine dioxygenase TET2 produces the protein METEQARYETEESLILAQFGSSHNISHKLQNGSQSSEGDSLQITGDTNWNHYKPNTGANSMKRHRENLNSPASVHGLFDQGSYMMNGELMNGELKHALNEQSLLVHHPKKLKVDSEIKGNDDMSSSLEDNFPELTKETEFECNIPQTEIKLDKRNCNFPNGDIFSLPRNKQVSIPNGAVSPPSTIESTPGDLLEKTLSQYFPEQVSIASQTSGPQLDAVNGSLANKLSSEGAKPPSLTSGLPNSAQMPDSQQQQPGASGNVEGGNNYNSVNYVVNGYSNNFEADHQQQQQQHQQRPPSYSGQELSLGQLPGMIPPTNTAKSSQHQNGPQCYPDDTNPQGIYAKANQEFNQNSFLERNATLQAAEAGRYGSFPNSGIQKMGQSEEPRSGQHQHHGTDRGHQYGIQPQTLKQKAGNPNGADSTGPMGPSLQQPCHAGLENGMENTSQQRADLSCSTPHQRGWIELNSSHSQQQPASGQPSQALEQDMWRSFPAKPQSEQQTPNPQVHCQMLEPNPAQRFQTQGVFTDSSQGANGFQQQQQDCLPAQTHCAPVQHNTAPEWQQSNSKAPQMQQPLPQKMPEQHNFPQNQQADSCYHTQMQSEHLCEDPDLQEILSPGFLATQQQQQQQHCHLQRPLSHPPQFEGQQLKSPNYRPRSQPQPGQQQLQPNQLFRNNSSQSNNQHIQHSDHATFSYNNTTEMQQLQHQSQYPPNSGTSNLKQFQPQRPNNHCHQPNHADISQTSTQSQPHLSQGTLNQQVSTQMYPKAEQQLKISCTQFQRGPRLPLGPVGPHGDFQRHAALRMHLLQRQERQGPPHPPQSISDPKHGLRAVKMENGTTFELSGSQQQEQLLQMQEAGIGGMQVKQENQQSLCEQSKRQGSILASMEQSLRQYQLSPVFEKKSHVINSSNKVKVESSGPVTILSTNTDLSGVESSAAASANVALKKPPDFAPKKEHLLQSFMDSPMKLLDTPIKNLLDTPMKTQYDIASCHCVEHISEKDEGPYYTHLGSAPSIASIREGMEKRSGLTGRAIRIEKVIYTGKEGKSTQGCPIAKWVIRRSSVEEKLLVLVRERSGHTCETACIIVVILVWEGILPSLADRLYLELSETLRKHGALTQRRCALNEERTCACQGLDPDACGASFSFGCSWSMYYNGCKFARSKIPRKFKLLGDDVKEEEKIEHNFQNLATLLAPLYKTFAPEAYGNQVEHEHRAPDCRLGLKEGRPFSGVTACLDFCAHAHRDLHNMQGGSTVVCTLTREDNREIGKIPEDEQLHVLPLYKASNTDEFGSEEGQQEKIKSGAIQVLSAFRRQVRMLAEPAKSCRQKKLDAKKAAANKNAMLDSSNDKAEKALLAKSKAGTYENTSQSTPMAGLIPGAMGATLQSGQPTHRLGAHHQQLQQLQQQQHQSILPPYPGTTNAASYPRFPNHPGSFPSTSKPGSMYPPQPPTPASPYPSQLHVPNSYINGSHRPYPGYQCNGGMPLDSYHPYYASNPKHLDMYRQQRPALYSEQQYSVHQRYEVNYPPRYGEPGLQVNGYNACSMRPVHPMRPYVPYGPNGASDPQFLDPLSSAPSAHGGLDYTAAVSKGNQFGGYPNPYLSRSPQILPPGQDPFHMQIKTEMGMPRPQMLSAQLSGGCLNPETQSGLGLPNGSHMGSSIKQEPGTPQTPTTTQKPEMWSDNEHNFLDPDIGGVAVAPSHGSVLIECAKRELHATTPLKNPDRNHPTRISLVFYQHKNMNEAKHGLALWEAKMAEKAREKEEDAERNGGEGTPSKGKKGVKREHPESSETTGEPPYKRFIQALMEGSLSCTTNTYVSTSPYAFTKVTGPYSQFV, from the exons ATGGAAACAGAACAGGCCAGATATGAGACGGAAGAAAGTCTGATATTAGCACAATTTGGCTCATCTCACAACATCTCTCACAAACTCCAGAATGGAAGCCAGTCTTCAGAGGGAGATTCTCTGCAGATCACTGGGGATACGAACTGGAACCATTACAAGCCCAACACAGGTGCCAACTCCATGAAGAGGCACAGGGAGAACCTCAACAGCCCTGCTTCAGTTCATGGGCTGTTTGATCAAGGATCCTACATGATGAATGGAGAATTAATGAATGGAGAGTTGAAGCATGCACTCAATGAGCAGTCCTTACTGGTCCATCATCCCAAGAAACTTAAAGTagattctgagattaaaggAAATGATGACATGAGCTCCAGTCTGGAGGACAATTTTCCTGAGTTGACAAAGGAAACAGAATTTGAATGCAATATCCCACAGACAGAGATTAAGTTAGACAAGAGGAACTGTAATTTTCCTAATGGAGATATATTCAGTCTACCAAGGAATAAACAAGTTTCGATTCCAAACGGTGCTGTATCCCCCCCCTCAACCATAGAAAGCACTCCAGGTGATCTTTTAGAGAAAACTCTGTCTCAGTATTTTCCTGAGCAAGTGTCAATTGCATCACAAACATCTGGGCCACAGCTAGATGCTGTCAATGGTTCACTGGCAAATAAACTGTCCAGTGAAGGTGCTAAACCCCCCTCTTTAACCTCAGGATTGCCCAATTCAGCTCAGATGCCTGActcacagcaacagcagcctgGGGCATCAGGCAATGTTGAAGGAGGCAACAATTATAACTCTGTCAACTATGTAGTGAATGGATACTCCAACAATTTTGAAGCAGATcaccagcagcaacaacaacagcatcagcagcGGCCACCATCTTACTCTGGTCAAGAGCTGTCTCTAGGTCAGCTGCCTGGCATGATCCCACCTACAAATACTGCCAAAAGCTCACAACATCAAAATGGCCCACAGTGTTATCCAGATGACACAAACCCTCAAGGTATATATGCGAAGGCAAACCAAGAGTTTAACCAGAACTCTTTTCTGGAACGCAATGCTACTCTACAGGCAGCAGAGGCAGGTAGATATGGATCTTTTCCCAACTCCGGTATACAGAAGATGGGGCAAAGTGAGGAACCCAGGTCTGGTCAACATCAGCACCATGGCACTGACAGGGGCCACCAGTATGGGATACAACCCCAGACCTTAAAACAAAAAGCTGGGAACCCAAATGGAGCTGACAGTACAGGACCCATGGGGCCCAGTCTCCAACAGCCATGTCATGCTGGGTTAGAAAACGGGATGGAGAACACATCTCAGCAGAGAGCCGACTTATCATGTTCGACTCCCCACCAGAGAGGCTGGATAGAGCTGAACTCTTCACATTCCCAGCAGCAACCAGCAAGTGGCCAGCCATCCCAGGCACTAGAGCAGGACATGTGGAGGAGCTTCCCTGCTAAGCCTCAGTCAGAGCAGCAGACACCTAACCCCCAGGTTCACTGCCAGATGTTGGAGCCAAATCCAGCGCAAAGATTCCAGACACAGGGAGTTTTCACAGATAGCAGCCAGGGGGCTAACGGcttccagcagcaacagcaggacTGTCTCCCAGCCCAAACACATTGTGCTCCAGTCCAGCACAACACTGCCCCTGAGTGGCAGCAATCAAATTCTAAAGCACCACAAATGCAGCAGCCTCTACCCCAGAAAATGCCTGAGCAGCATAACTTCCCCCAAAAtcagcaggcagacagctgCTACCATACCCAGATGCAGTCAGAGCACTTATGTGAAGACCCTGACCTGCAGGAAATACTGTCACCTGGGTTTTTAGCaacacagcaacagcagcaacaacagcactGTCATCTTCAACGTCCCCTGTCCCACCCACCACAATTTGAAGGCCAGCAACTCAAGTCTCCCAATTACAGACCTCGCAGTCAGCCTCAGCCaggtcagcagcagcttcaacCCAACcagctttttagaaataattCTTCTCAATCCAACAACCAACACATCCAGCACAGCGACCATGCAACATTCAGTTACAATAACACAACAGAGATGCAACAACTACAACATCAAAGTCAGTATCCACCAAACTCAGGCACCAGTAACCTCAAGCAATTTCAACCACAGCGGCCTAACAACCACTGCCACCAGCCCAACCATGCGGACATCTCCCAGACCTCGACACAGTCACAACCTCACTTATCACAAGGCACGTTAAACCAACAGGTATCAACACAGATGTATCCTAAAGCTGAACAGCAGCTGAAGATATCATGCACTCAGTTCCAAAGGGGACCTCGACTACCTCTGGGACCTGTGGGTCCCCATGGAGACTTTCAGAGGCATGCAGCCCTACGTATGCACCTGTTACAAAGGCAGGAGCGCCAGGGCCCTCCTCATCCCCCTCAGAGCATTAGTGACCCCAAACATGGCCTGAGAGCTGTGAAAATGGAAAACGGAACCACATTTGAGCTGTCTGGttcacagcagcaggagcagctgtTACAGATGCAAGAGGCGGGCATAGGTGGAATGCAAGTCAAACAGGAGAATCAGCAATCCCTATGCGAGCAAAGCAAAAGGCAGGGAAGCATCTTGGCCTCTATGGAACAAAGCCTGAGGCAGTACCAGCTTTCACCTGTGtttgaaaagaaatcccatgtcatCAATTCATCAAATAAAGTCAAGGTGGAATCTTCTGGGCCTGTCACAATCTTGTCAACAAACACTGACCTGAGTGGAGTGGAATCATCAGCAGCTGCCTCAGCCAATGTAGCTCTAAAGAAACCACCTGATTTCGCCCCTAAGAAGGAACACCTCCTACAAAGCTTTATGGACTCTCCTATGAAGCTATTGGATACCCCTATAAAGAATCTATTGGATACCCCcatgaaaacacaatatgaCATTGCATCCTGCCACTGTGTTG AACACATCAGTGAGAAGGATGAAGGCCCATACTACACTCACTTGGGGTCAGCGCCTAGTATTGCCAGTATACGAGAGGGGATGGAGAAAAG GTCTGGTCTAACTGGTCGTGCCATCAGGATTGAGAAAGTAATATACACCGGCAAGGAAGGGAAAAGTACACAGGGGTGCCCCATAGCCAAATGG GTGATTCGTCGATCCAGTGTAGAAGAAAAGCTACTGGTGTTGGTGCGGGAACGTAGTGGTCACACATGTGAGACAGCCTGCATCATTGTGGTAATCCTGGTCTGGGAGGGCATCCTGCCCAGCCTGGCTGACCGTCTCTACCTCGAGCTAAGTGAAACTCTAAGAAAGCACGGAGCCCTCACCCAGAGACGCTGTGCTCTCAATGAGGA GAGAACCTGTGCATGCCAGGGGTTAGATCCTGACGCCTGTGGAGCATCCTTTTCTTTTGGCTGCTCCTGGAGCATGTACTACAACGGCTGCAAGTTTGCCCGGAGCAAAATACCAAGAAAATTCAAGCTACTAGGAGATGATGTGAAAGAG GAAGAGAAAATTGAACACAACTTTCAAAATCTGGCAACCTTATTGGCTCCCTTGTATAAAACGTTCGCACCTGAAGCTTATGGAAACCAG GTGGAACATGAACACAGGGCACCAGATTGTCGTCTGGGGCTCAAGGAGGGCCGTCCCTTCTCTGGGGTCACTGCTTGTCTGGACTTCTGTGCCCACGCTCACAGAGACCTCCACAACATGCAGGGCGGCAGCACTGTG GTGTGTACATTAACAAGGGAGGATAACCGAGAGATTGGAAAGATACCAGAGGATGAGCAGCTTCATGTACTGCCTCTTTATAAGGCTTCCAATACTGACGAATTTGGCAGTGAGGAGGGTCAGCAGGAGAAAATCAAGTCAGGCGCCATTCAAGTCCTCAGTGCCTTCCGCCGCCAGGTGCGCATGCTTGCAGAACCCGCCAAGTCTTGCCGGCAAAAAAAGCTGGATGCTAAGAAGGCAGCTGCCAACAAGAATGCCATGTTGGATAGCTCTAATGACAAGGCAGAGAAGGCCCTCCTGGCCAAGTCAAAAGCTGGCACTTACGAGAATACCTCGCAGAGCACGCCTATGGCAG GACTTATTCCAGGTGCTATGGGAGCAACCCTACAGTCAGGTCAGCCAACACACCGCCTTGGGGCCCATCATCAGCAACTACAGCAattacagcaacaacagcacCAGAGCATTCTTCCCCCTTATCCTGGCACAACAAATGCAGCCAGCTACCCCAGGTTCCCCAACCACCCTGGGTCTTTTCCAAGCACTTCCAAGCCAGGCAGCATGTATCCCCCTCAGCCACCAACACCAGCCAGCCCTTACCCCTCCCAGCTCCATGTACCAAACTCTTACATTAATGGATCACATCGTCCATACCCAGGTTATCAATGTAACGGAGGAATGCCCCTTGACAGTTACCATCCATATTATGCTTCAAACCCAAAGCACCTCGACATGTATCGACAACAGCGGCCAGCACTTTATTCAGAGCAGCAGTACAGTGTACATCAACGTTATGAGGTCAATTATCCGCCAAGGTATGGTGAGCCAGGTTTACAGGTCAATGGTTACAATGCCTGCAGCATGAGGCCAGTTCACCCCATGAGACCTTATGTCCCTTATGGTCCTAATGGAGCCTCAGACCCCCAGTTCCTGGACCCCCTCTCAAGCGCACCCTCAGCCCATGGAGGTCTAGACTATACAGCTGCTGTGAGCAAAGGCAATCAGTTTGGAGGATACCCAAATCCATACCTATCTCGGAGCCCTCAAATCTTGCCCCCTGGGCAAGATCCTTTCCATATGcaaataaagacagagatggGCATGCCTCGCCCACAGATGCTTTCTGCTCAGTTAAGTGGTGGGTGTTTAAACCCTGAAACACAGTCAGGGTTAGGTCTGCCCAATGGGAGCCACATGGGCTCTAGTATTAAGCAGGAGCCTGGAACACCACAGACACCCACAACCACACAAAAGCCAGAGATGTGGTCGGACAATGAGCACAACTTCTTGGACCCTGACATTGGTGGTGTGGCAGTGGCACCAAGCCACGGCTCAGTCCTTATTGAGTGTGCAAAACGGGAGCTCCACGCCACAACGCCCCTTAAAAACCCAGACCGCAACCACCCAACACGCATCTCTTTGGTCTTCTACCAGCACAAAAATATGAATGAGGCCAAGCATGGTTTGGCACTGTGGGAAGCCAAGATGGCAGAGAAGgctagagagaaagaggaagatgcAGAGAGGAATGGTGGTGAGGGGACACCTAGCAAGGGTAAGAAGGGGGTGAAGCGTGAGCATCCAGAGTCATCAGAAACCACTGGGGAGCCTCCTTACAAGCGTTTTATCCAGGCACTAATGGAGGGGTCCTTATCATGCACAACAAACACCTATGTCAGTACATCTCCGTACGCCTTCACCAAGGTCACAGGGCCTTACAGTCAGTTTGTCTAG
- the ppa2 gene encoding inorganic pyrophosphatase 2, mitochondrial isoform X1: MTPLLLRSSLGCLVTVFGSFSASRNKLVTQAAAVPHLYYLRKTMHYQTEERGHPNSPDYRIYFKTSEGKYISPFHDIPLTVETEQDNDVPAKKPKKNESEVLFNMVVEVPRWSNAKMEIATKEPLNPIKQDVKKGKLRYVANIFPYKGYIWNYGALPQTWEDPNHTDKETKCCGDNDPIDVCEIGTQVCFPGQVIQVKVLGILAMIDEGEMDWKVIAINAEDPDAKNLNNIEDVRKSRPGHLEATVDWFRKYKVPDGKPENQFGFNGQFRDKDLAAEIIKSTHEHWRALVQKQTNSGGIECKNISCCESPFKCSADETRGVVQSAPAFGSAHPVSPEVDKWHFV, translated from the exons ATGACGCCGCTGCTGTTGCGCTCTTCGCTCGGCTGCTTGGTGACAGTTTTCGGCTCATTTTCCGCTTCTCGAAACAAGCTCGTCACACAAGCAGCAGCGGTGCCTCATCTGTATTACTTGAGAAAAACGATGCACTATCAAACGGAGGAGAGAGGACACCCCAATTCTCCTGACTACCGGATTTATTTTA aAACCTCTGAAGGAAAATACATTTCACCATTTCATGACATTCCACTTACTGTGGAGACTGAACAG GACAATGATGTGCCAGCTAAAAAACCTAAGAAGAATGAAAGTGAG GTGCTCTTTAACATGGTTGTGGAGGTACCTCGATGGTCAAATGCTAAAATGGAG ATTGCAACAAAGGAACCGCTGAACCCGATCAAACAAGACGTAAAGAAAGGAAAGCTCCGATATGTAGCCAACATATTTCCCTATAAAGGTTACATTTGGAATTATGGGGCACTCCCACAG ACATGGGAGGACCCaaaccacacagacaaagagacaaagtgtTGTGGTGATAATGATCCCATTGACGTTTGTGAGATCGGCACCCAG GTGTGCTTTCCAGGTCAGGTGATCCAAGTGAAAGTGCTCGGCATCTTGGCTATGATCGATGAGGGAGAAATGGACTGGAAGGTCATCGCTATCAATGCTGAGGATCCAGATGCCAAAAACCTAAATA ACATAGAGGATGTCCGCAAGAGCCGACCTGGTCATTTAGAGGCCACTGTTGACTGGTTTAGGAAATATAAGGTGCCTGATGGAAAGCCAGAGAACCAATTTGGATTCAATGGACAATTCAGAGACAAG gaCCTTGCAGCTGAGATCATTAAGTCCACTCACGAGCACTGGAGGGCACTAGTGCAGAAGCAGACGAATAGTGGAGGGATCGAATG CAAAAATATCTCCTGCTGTGAGAGCCCTTTCAAATGCAGTGCAGATGAGACCAGAGGTGTGGTCCAATCG GCCCCTGCATTTGGCAGCGCACATCCTGTGTCTCCAGAGG TGGACAAGTGGCATTTTGTCTGA
- the ppa2 gene encoding inorganic pyrophosphatase 2, mitochondrial isoform X2: MTPLLLRSSLGCLVTVFGSFSASRNKLVTQAAAVPHLYYLRKTMHYQTEERGHPNSPDYRIYFKTSEGKYISPFHDIPLTVETEQDNDVPAKKPKKNESEVLFNMVVEVPRWSNAKMETWEDPNHTDKETKCCGDNDPIDVCEIGTQVCFPGQVIQVKVLGILAMIDEGEMDWKVIAINAEDPDAKNLNNIEDVRKSRPGHLEATVDWFRKYKVPDGKPENQFGFNGQFRDKDLAAEIIKSTHEHWRALVQKQTNSGGIECKNISCCESPFKCSADETRGVVQSAPAFGSAHPVSPEVDKWHFV, from the exons ATGACGCCGCTGCTGTTGCGCTCTTCGCTCGGCTGCTTGGTGACAGTTTTCGGCTCATTTTCCGCTTCTCGAAACAAGCTCGTCACACAAGCAGCAGCGGTGCCTCATCTGTATTACTTGAGAAAAACGATGCACTATCAAACGGAGGAGAGAGGACACCCCAATTCTCCTGACTACCGGATTTATTTTA aAACCTCTGAAGGAAAATACATTTCACCATTTCATGACATTCCACTTACTGTGGAGACTGAACAG GACAATGATGTGCCAGCTAAAAAACCTAAGAAGAATGAAAGTGAG GTGCTCTTTAACATGGTTGTGGAGGTACCTCGATGGTCAAATGCTAAAATGGAG ACATGGGAGGACCCaaaccacacagacaaagagacaaagtgtTGTGGTGATAATGATCCCATTGACGTTTGTGAGATCGGCACCCAG GTGTGCTTTCCAGGTCAGGTGATCCAAGTGAAAGTGCTCGGCATCTTGGCTATGATCGATGAGGGAGAAATGGACTGGAAGGTCATCGCTATCAATGCTGAGGATCCAGATGCCAAAAACCTAAATA ACATAGAGGATGTCCGCAAGAGCCGACCTGGTCATTTAGAGGCCACTGTTGACTGGTTTAGGAAATATAAGGTGCCTGATGGAAAGCCAGAGAACCAATTTGGATTCAATGGACAATTCAGAGACAAG gaCCTTGCAGCTGAGATCATTAAGTCCACTCACGAGCACTGGAGGGCACTAGTGCAGAAGCAGACGAATAGTGGAGGGATCGAATG CAAAAATATCTCCTGCTGTGAGAGCCCTTTCAAATGCAGTGCAGATGAGACCAGAGGTGTGGTCCAATCG GCCCCTGCATTTGGCAGCGCACATCCTGTGTCTCCAGAGG TGGACAAGTGGCATTTTGTCTGA